The Sorangiineae bacterium MSr11954 DNA segment GGAGGCCAGCGCCATGGTGCCAAGAATGCCGAAGAGGCCAGATGCTACGCGGCGCGCTGAGCGCGATTGAAGTCGGTTCATGGTGGGATCCCTTGCAGGCCAGCTCTGCCGCTTATGGATCGCGAACGCAACAAAGGCAAGACCATCGCGAACTGATGCGGTGTGACGCTTGACCCTGCGATCCGAACAACCAGAATTCCAAGGCAATGACGACGAGAAGCATCGATGCGCCGTCTGCGTCCATGGAACTTTCCGATAGGCCACCACCCCTCATCGAAGACATGGCGCTGGGCGCGGTCGATGGACGCGTGCAGTTTCTCGGCCGGCCGTCGGCCTCGCATCACATCGTCCAATTTTACGAGCGTGATGAATTTCTATGCACCACCCTGGCGCATTTCCTCGGCGCAGGTTTGGCTGCCGGCGAATGCCTCATCGCCGTCGTGACCGACGAGCATCGCGAATTTCTCCAGCGCGAGCTGCAAGCAAATGGGTTCGACGTCGCGCGCATCCTGCAAACGGGGCAGCTCACCCTCTTCGACGCCCACGAGGCGCTCTCCGAAATCATCGTTGGCTCCCTCCCCGATCCCGCCCGTCTCGAAGCCTTCGCCGAACGCATCCTGACCCAAACCAAGAGCGCCGAAGGTCAGGGCCCCAAGCTTCGCATCCATGGCGAGGTGGTCGACTTGTTGTGCAAGGCGGGCAACACGGCGGCGGCGCTGCAGCTCGAGGCCTTCTGGCACGGCTTGGTGGAGGCGCACGGGTTCACGCTCCTCTGCAGCTACGCGCTCGCGAGCTTCGACGAAGTGGGCGACGCCCGCTCGTTCGAGCGCGTCTGCCGAACGCACTCGCATGTCTTTCCCACCGAATCGTACTCCGAGCTGCTCCACGCCGGCGCGCGTTTTCGTCAGATTGGGATCCTGCAGCAGCGCGCCCTGGCGCTCGCGCACGAGGTGGAGCGCCGCAACGAGCTGGAGACGAGGCTGCGCGAGGCGCTCGAGCGCGAGGTGGCGCACAGCCGCATGAAGGACGAGTTCCTCGCCATCGTTTCGCACGAGCTGCGCACGCCGCTCAACGCCATTTTGGGCTGGGCGGCCATGATGCGCATCGATCCCGAGCTCGACGTGAAGCACGCCATGGAGACCATCGAGCGCAACGCCCGATTTCAATCGCGCCTCATCGGCGATCTCCTCGATGTCTCCCGCATCATCACGGGAAAGCTGAAGATCGAGCGCCACCCCATCGATTTGGCCCATGTCCTTCAATCGGCGCTGGACGTGATTTCGCCGTCGGCCGAGGCCAAGGCCATCACCATCGACGTCCACATCGACCGAGAGCCCTGTCCATTCTACGGCGACGCCGATCGGCTCCAGCAGGTATTCTGGAATTTGCTCTCCAACGCCATCAAGTTCACGCCGAGGGATGGCCGCATCGACGTGCGCCTCCGGCGCGTGGCGTCCTCGATGGAGGTGCGCGTGGCCGACACCGGGCGCGGCATCGCCCCCGAGTTCCTGCCGCACGTCTTCGAGCGGTTCCGCCAGGCCGACCCGTCGATCACGCGCTCCGAGCGCGGTCTCGGTCTGGGCCTCGCCCTGGTGGGGCACCTGGTGGAGATGCACGGCGGCACCATCGACGTGGCGAGCGAGGGCCTCGGCCACGGCGCGACGGTGACCGTCACCTTGCCCATCCCCGCGGTGAGCGCGGAGCTCGCCCAGCCGAAGGATGCGCCCTCGACCGAGGCATCCCGGCCGAGCATCCCCGATCAGAGCCAGGCGCGCGCCGCCCCGACACGAGTGCTCGAGGCGCTTCGCGTGCTGGTGTGCGAGGACGACGAGGACGCGCGCGATCTCGTGGCCTACGTCCTCGAATCGGCGGGCGCCGAGGTCCTCCCCACGGCCACGGCCATGGAGGCGCTGGCCGCCCTCGAAGGCTTCCGGCCCGATGTGCTGGTGAGCGATATCGGTCTACCGAACCTCGACGGATATGCCTTCATGCGCCAGATCCGCGCGCTCCCCGAGGACAAAGGCGGCCGCACGCCGGCCATCGCCCTCACGGCCTACGCGCGCGGTCAAGATGCGCGCAAGGCGATCTTGGCTGGCTACCAGCTTCACCTCGCGAAGCCGGTCGAGCCGGGCGAGTTGATCGCCATGGTGGCCAACTTGGCCGGCCGCCTCACCGAGTAGCGCCCGCGCCCCGCTTGCTGGCGAGGGTGACCGTCCCGAAGACGACCAACGCGAGCACCCCCAGCGCGCCGCCGGCCAAGCACACGCCCGTCCACCCGCCGTGCGTCCACGCGTAGGAGCCGAGGAGCGAGCCGAGCGCGCCGCCCGCGAAGTACGTGGACATGTAGACGGTGTTGATGCGGTTGCGCAGGTTGGGATCGAGCGAAAAGATGCGCGCCTGATTCGATATCTGGTTCGCTTGCACGCCCACGTCGAGCAGCACCACGCCCAGGGCGACCCCGAGGAGCGAGTGCCCGAGCAAGCCGAAGACGGCAAACGAGAGCAGCACCGTCAGCATGCCCGCCGCGTTCACGATGCGCGGATCGCGGCGATCGGCGAAGCGCCCGGCCATCGGCGCGGCCAGCGCGCCCGCCACGCCCACGATGCTGAAGAGCCCTACTACCTCGCTCCCCAAATGATGCGGCGGGGCCGCCAGGTGAAACGAGAGCGTCGTCCAGAACAGGCTGAAGGTGGCGAAGGTGAGCGCGCCGATGACGCTATGGAGGCGCAGCACGGGCTGCGTGCGGATCACCGTTCCCAGCGATGTATACAGTGCCGCGACGGGCACCGGCTTCTCGGGCGCTTGGAGCGGCAACCGCGCCCGAAGAACGAGCATGAGCACCGCCATCATCGCGGCCGCCAAGCCATACATGGTGCGCCAGCCAAAGTGGGCCGCGACCACCCCGCTGAGCGCGCGCGAGAGGAGGATCCCCGTAATGAGCCCGCCCATCACCGTGCCGACCGCCCGCCCGCGAAGCGCGGCGGGCCCCGCGCCGGCGGCATAAGGCACGATGAGCTGCGGTGCCATCGACGCGACGCCGAGCGCCAAGCTGCCCACCGTGAGCCAAAAGAGGTTTGGAGCGCAGGCCACGCCGACCAGGGTCACGGCGGCCACGGCGGTCATCCCGACGATGAGCCGACTTCGCTCGAAGCGATCGCCGAGCGGCACGAGAAACAGCATCCCCAGCCCGTACCCGAGCTGGGTCAACGTGGGGATCGCTCCCACGGCGCCGGGCGAGACGTGGAACGATTGGGCCATGTCTGCCAGCAACGGCTGATTGTAATAAAGATTGGCGGCGATCAAACCTGCCGAGGCCGCAAGCAACGCGAACAGCGTGGGATCGTTGCGGGTGCTCTCGGCGGTGGCGGATGAAGCAGCGACGGAGACGGGGGAAGACACCCCGCGTACCTTAGGTAGAGTTTTCCGTGCGTCCAGTGGCCAATCCGGCCTCGGCCGCAGGTCGAGCGCTCCTCCCCTTCGTCAATCTCCTTCGGGCCTTTTCAATCCTTCTGCGGTCCCCGCTGCGCCTCGTCGTACGCGTCGTCCTCGCTCTTTCCGCGGTCCCAGTAGCCCACGCTCTTCAAGCGATCGCGATCGAGCCCGCGCACCTCGACGAAGTGGCGGCGTATCGCCTTGGCCACCGCGCCTTCGCACGCGATCCAGGCGGCCACGTGCCCCTCGGGCAAGGTCGAATCGCGCACGGCCTCGAGGAGCCGATCGCTCTCGCCCGGCGGGACACCCCGGCGGTGCACCCAAACGACGTCGACGTCGGCGGCGGTGACCAGGATTTGCTGCTCGCGCGCGTCCTCGACCTCGAGAAAGGCGCGCGCGTGTGCGCCGGCCGGGAGCCGCTCCAGAATGGCCAGCGCCGCCGGGATCCCCGTCTCATCGGCGACCAGCCAGAGGGCATCGAGCTCGGGATCCGGTTGGTACGCGCCGCGCGGACCCGCGAAGGTGATGCTGTCGCCGGGCTTGGCCTGGCTTGCCCAGCGCGAAGCCGGGCCCGCATCGCCGTGCAGCACGAAATCGATGTCGATCTCGCGCGCTGCCGGGCGGTGCTCTCGGATGGTGTACGTGCGCAAGGTGGGACGTCGTTCGCGCGGCAGGGACAAAAAGGTCTCCGCCGTGAAAGGTTCGGGGAGCTCCACCCCGGGCCTCGGGAAATAAAGCTTGATGTGCTGATCGTTGCCGTACGTCACCAGGCCGGCCAGCGCGTCGCCGCCGATGGTGATGCGGAGCATGTGCGGCGTCACCAAGTGGGTACGTAGGACGCGCGCGGTGCGAAATACGGCGGCGGGTCGGACGGGGGCCGCC contains these protein-coding regions:
- a CDS encoding ATP-binding protein, which gives rise to MELSDRPPPLIEDMALGAVDGRVQFLGRPSASHHIVQFYERDEFLCTTLAHFLGAGLAAGECLIAVVTDEHREFLQRELQANGFDVARILQTGQLTLFDAHEALSEIIVGSLPDPARLEAFAERILTQTKSAEGQGPKLRIHGEVVDLLCKAGNTAAALQLEAFWHGLVEAHGFTLLCSYALASFDEVGDARSFERVCRTHSHVFPTESYSELLHAGARFRQIGILQQRALALAHEVERRNELETRLREALEREVAHSRMKDEFLAIVSHELRTPLNAILGWAAMMRIDPELDVKHAMETIERNARFQSRLIGDLLDVSRIITGKLKIERHPIDLAHVLQSALDVISPSAEAKAITIDVHIDREPCPFYGDADRLQQVFWNLLSNAIKFTPRDGRIDVRLRRVASSMEVRVADTGRGIAPEFLPHVFERFRQADPSITRSERGLGLGLALVGHLVEMHGGTIDVASEGLGHGATVTVTLPIPAVSAELAQPKDAPSTEASRPSIPDQSQARAAPTRVLEALRVLVCEDDEDARDLVAYVLESAGAEVLPTATAMEALAALEGFRPDVLVSDIGLPNLDGYAFMRQIRALPEDKGGRTPAIALTAYARGQDARKAILAGYQLHLAKPVEPGELIAMVANLAGRLTE
- a CDS encoding MFS transporter, producing MSSPVSVAASSATAESTRNDPTLFALLAASAGLIAANLYYNQPLLADMAQSFHVSPGAVGAIPTLTQLGYGLGMLFLVPLGDRFERSRLIVGMTAVAAVTLVGVACAPNLFWLTVGSLALGVASMAPQLIVPYAAGAGPAALRGRAVGTVMGGLITGILLSRALSGVVAAHFGWRTMYGLAAAMMAVLMLVLRARLPLQAPEKPVPVAALYTSLGTVIRTQPVLRLHSVIGALTFATFSLFWTTLSFHLAAPPHHLGSEVVGLFSIVGVAGALAAPMAGRFADRRDPRIVNAAGMLTVLLSFAVFGLLGHSLLGVALGVVLLDVGVQANQISNQARIFSLDPNLRNRINTVYMSTYFAGGALGSLLGSYAWTHGGWTGVCLAGGALGVLALVVFGTVTLASKRGAGATR
- a CDS encoding siderophore-interacting protein, which translates into the protein MTQASSQVAAPVRPAAVFRTARVLRTHLVTPHMLRITIGGDALAGLVTYGNDQHIKLYFPRPGVELPEPFTAETFLSLPRERRPTLRTYTIREHRPAAREIDIDFVLHGDAGPASRWASQAKPGDSITFAGPRGAYQPDPELDALWLVADETGIPAALAILERLPAGAHARAFLEVEDAREQQILVTAADVDVVWVHRRGVPPGESDRLLEAVRDSTLPEGHVAAWIACEGAVAKAIRRHFVEVRGLDRDRLKSVGYWDRGKSEDDAYDEAQRGPQKD